A window from Plodia interpunctella isolate USDA-ARS_2022_Savannah chromosome 2, ilPloInte3.2, whole genome shotgun sequence encodes these proteins:
- the RnrS gene encoding ribonucleoside-diphosphate reductase subunit M2 encodes MSLVNDKENISNGINNVHIKSPVKNNVLSARNDNLTEKMEVEKMEKTTTTVEFDPQLEPLLRDNPRRFVIFPIQYPDIWKMYKKAEASFWTVEEVDLSKDLSDWDSLKDCERHFIKHVLAFFAASDGIVNENLVERFSQEVQVTEARFFYGFQIAMENVHSEMYSLLIDTYIRDPKERDFLFNAIETLPCVKKKADWALQWIASKTATFGERIVAFAAVEGIFFSGSFASIFWLKKRGLMPGLTFSNELISRDEGLHTDFACLMFKHLVQKPSKELVLKIIKDAVVIEQEFLTDALPVRLLGMNCDLMSQYIEFVADRLLVDLVGEKHYNTKNPFDFMNLISLEGKTNFFEKKVGEYQKWGVMANRMDNVFTLDAEF; translated from the exons ATGTCTCTCGTAAATGATAAAGAAAACATTAGCAATGGAATTAACAACGTTCACATCAAG TCTCCCGTGAAGAATAACGTTCTCTCTGCGCGAAACGATAACCTAACAGAGAAAATGGAAGTAGAAAAAATGGAAAAGACCACAACGACAGTAGAGTTTGACCCACAACTTGAGCCACTGCTACGGGATAATCCAAGACGATTTGTAATATTCCCAATTCAGTATCCTGATATATGGAAAATGTACAAGAAAGCGGAAGCATCATTTTGGACAGTGGAAGAAGTGGATTTGTCAAAG GATTTATCTGACTGGGATTCATTGAAGGATTGTGAAAGGCATTTTATTAAGCATGTTTTGGCATTCTTCGCTGCATCAGATGGAATAGTCAATGAAAATCTTGTCGAAAGGTTCTCACAGGAGGTCCAAGTGACTGAAGCCAGATTTTTCTATGGGTTCCAAATTGCTATGGAAAATGTACATTCTGAAATGTACTCATTACTAATTGACACATACATCAGAGATCCAAAAGAAAG GGACTTCTTATTCAACGCCATTGAGACTCTGCCCTGTGTGAAAAAGAAGGCTGACTGGGCTCTACAGTGGATCGCCAGCAAGACAGCCACATTTGGTGAACGTATCGTCGCCTTCGCTGCAGTTGAAGGCATCTTCTTTTCGGGCAGTTTTGCTTCCATCTTCTGGCTGAAGAAGAGAGGACTCATGCCTGGACTTACATTCAGCAATGAACTTATTTCTAGGGATGAG GGCCTCCACACAGACTTCGCGTGTCTGATGTTCAAGCACCTGGTCCAGAAGCCAAGTAAGGAGCTGGTGTTGAAGATCATCAAGGACGCCGTGGTGATCGAGCAGGAATTCCTGACAGACGCGTTGCCCGTGAGGCTGCTGGGCATGAACTGCGACCTCATGTCGCAGTACATCGAGTTTGTGGCTGACCGACTGCTGGTTGACCTCGTCGGAGAGAAG catTACAACACAAAGAACCCATTCGACTTCATGAACCTCATCTCCCTGGAAGGCAAAACAAACTTCTTTGAGAAGAAAGTAGGAGAGTACCAGAAGTGGGGAGTCATGGCTAACCGCATGGACAATGTATTCACTTTAGACGCGGAATTCTAG
- the OstDelta gene encoding dolichyl-diphosphooligosaccharide--protein glycosyltransferase subunit 2 has protein sequence MQVYALLLLTLSLLALSNGITLQGTIDEKKLQLILQDGLKSKDIASLYYAIRGLKSINVVIPDICQDIRSSKYDIRSLEQVFYLTNAAALTGCQNVLTPDVLNTPTQTLDKKDATIQELYYAVYSLKALGKGSVYDKEDSLKNLIQLLKKDDTPANYGYVFALCEHIGCGDWTISHAEGVLQAADESDFKALHFEGGLPTTSTLLSTITRAYKSQKKPSPLSLEQKLKFGVYLLSRRSVNSAKGAALLLEAALAIANDEPTPIAITIKGKKYVTADSDSIEVSITDILQRPVKGLKADEVIAQSGTRLADDVVVLSKQALTQKNPTTFVLNLSKIKSQYGLYKIALSAGSKTASLNVAVLGEIQVTNCEVGLGDVDGTTSPKITNVPYPEELTEELQADHLQKLSLKFTVRDKQNKPVLVQQAFVRLGREDQPSLEAIFVAEPDNSKAYRVELNVGAIGKHLNQQSGVYDVSLFLGDSAVSNPIAWHLGEVSFRFEKGSVVGSVVVPRVAGALPEISHSFRRAEPRPARLLSDVFACACAAPLLLLLLLWARLGINFGNFPLSLSALLFHLSLGASLALYGVFWLQLTMFDTIRYLLPLAALTFLSGHRLLRRLARDKHTR, from the exons ATGCAAGTGTACG cattgTTATTGCTTACTCTGAGCTTATTAGCACTAAGCAATGGCATAACGCTACAAGGCACCATAGATGAGAAGAAGCTGCAGCTAATCTTGCAGGATGGACTGAAGTCGAAGGATATTGCCAGCTTGTATTATGCAATCAGGGGCTTGAAGTCCATAAATGTGGTTATTCCTGATATTTGTCAA gaCATCAGAAGCTCCAAATATGACATCAGAAGTCTAGAGCAAGTGTTCTACCTGACAAATGCTGCAGCCCTAACTGGCTGCCAAAATGTTCTGACTCCGGATGTCTTGAACACCCCCACACAGACTCTGGACAAGAAGGACGCCACTATTCAAGAGCTCTACTATGCAGTGTACTCTCTGAAAGCCCTCGGAAAAGGCTCGGTTTATGATAAGGAAGACAGCTTGAAGAATCTCATCCAATTGTTGAAGAAAGATGATACTCCAGCAAA CTATGGGTATGTGTTCGCGCTGTGCGAGCatataggctgtggtgactgGACCATTAGCCACGCAGAGGGAGTGTTGCAGGCAGCTGATGAGAGTGATTTCAAAGCCCTGCATTTCGAAGGAGGCCTGCCCACCACATCCACGCTGCTATCTACTATCACCAG GGCCTACAAAAGCCAAAAAAAGCCGTCCCCACTGAGCTTGGAGCAGAAGCTGAAGTTCGGAGTGTACCTGCTGTCGCGGCGCTCCGTCAACTCCGCCAAGGGCGCCGCCTTGCTGCTCGAGGCCGCTTTGGCTATCGCCAATGATGAG CCGACACCGATCGCAATCACGATCAAAGGCAAGAAATACGTGACCGCGGACTCGGACAGCATCGAGGTGTCCATCACGGACATCCTCCAGCGGCCAGTGAAAGGCCTCAAAGCCGACGAGGTCATCGCCCAATCCGGCACTCGCTTAGCCGACGACGTCGTAGTCTTGTCCAAACAAGCATTAACCCAAAAGAATCCTACCACTTTTGTTCTAAATCTCAGCAAAATCAAGTCTCAATATGGATTATACAAGATTGCTTTGAGTGCTGGAAGTAAGACAGCTAGTTTGAATGTAGCGGTGTTGGGAGAGATTCAAGTGACGAATTGTGAAGTCGGTTTGGGTGATGTTGATGGAACGACCAGCCCGAAGATCACCAATGTGCCGTATCCTGAAGAGTTGACGGAGGAATTGCAGGCTGATCACTTGCAAAA ACTGTCCCTGAAGTTCACCGTCCGCGACAAGCAAAACAAACCGGTGCTAGTTCAGCAAGCGTTCGTGCGACTCGGCCGCGAAGACCAACCCTCACTCGAAGCCATCTTCGTGGCGGAACCTGATAACTCCAAGGCTTACAGAGTTGAACTG aaCGTAGGAGCGATTGGCAAGCACCTGAACCAGCAGTCGGGCGTGTACGATGTCAGCCTGTTCCTCGGGGACAGCGCCGTGTCCAACCCCATCGCCTGGCATCTGGGGGAGGTCAGCTTCCGGTTCGAGAAGGGTTCCG TAGTGGGGTCGGTAGTGGTCCCCCGAGTTGCGGGCGCGCTGCCGGAGATCTCTCACTCGTTCCGGCGTGCGGAGCCGCGGCCCGCGCGCCTGCTGTCCGACGTGTTcgcgtgcgcgtgcgcagcgccgctgctgctgctgctgctgctgtgGGCCAGGCTCGGCATCAACTTCGGCAACTTCCCGCTGTCGCTCAGCGCGCTGCTGTTCCATCTCTCGCTCGGAG CATCACTGGCTCTATACGGCGTGTTCTGGCTGCAGCTGACGATGTTCGACACCATCCGCTACCTGCTGCCGCTCGCCGCGCTCACCTTCCTCTCCGGGCATCGCCTCTTACGGCGTCTGGCGCGAGACAAACATACGCGCTAG
- the ATPsynG gene encoding ATP synthase subunit g, mitochondrial → MSAAAKVPSLLNSALAQARPKFNIFLKYARVELAPPKASEIPQIKAGIAKLLNGAKTGSWKQLTVKQATLNTLVGAEVLFWFYVGECIGKRHLVGYDV, encoded by the exons ATGAGTGCCGCCGCTAAAGTACCTTCCTTATTGAact cgGCCCTCGCTCAGGCCAGGCCCAAATTCAACATCTTCTTGAAATACGCGCGTGTCGAGCTGGCCCCACCCAAAGCTAGCGAGATCCCTCAAATCAAAGCCGGCATTGCAAAGCTGCTGAACGGTGCCAAGACTGGCTCATGGAAACAGTTGACAGTGAAGCAAGCGACCTTGAACACACTTGTCGGAGCCGAGGTTCTGTTTTGGTTTTATGTGGGAGAGTGCATCGGCAAGCGTCACCTGGTCGGCTACGATGTTTAG